Proteins encoded by one window of Cryptococcus gattii WM276 chromosome K, complete sequence:
- a CDS encoding TPR domain protein (Similar to TIGR gene model, INSD accession AAW46212.1), producing the protein MSPVKIPDGIPNGVMKVAAPDVDSYPYNVGGYSCKINTDSKDCQTWFDRGLIWSYGFHHEEAERCFRYAVHCDPHCAMAHWGIAYAGGPNYNKAWERFDEADLKRALHKCHLAVSKARELATTPLEVALIDALCARFPSEREGDYQHWNRAYSEHMDQVYEKHGDHLDVVALYADSLMALAPWQLWDLHTGAPREDSRTLRIESILEKALQRSESLSHPGILHFYIHLMELSSKPELAIPAADRLRNLCPDVGHLNHMSGHIDLLIGDYRRAIATNIEAIRGDELYMKHGSMTDFYTFYRLHDYTFPIYAGMFNGQFRIAMDTVERMEKSLTEDLLRIPSPPMIDWMEGFKSYRVHVLIRFGKWHDILQLAFPDDRQFYCVTTTILHYARALSYSVLDQVENALEERELFRESRKKIYPSRFEYPNSWQDILNVAETMLTGELEYRRGNYTYAFEQLRESIQYYDNLIYAEPWGWMQPPRHAYAALQLEQGNVEEAAKTYAEDLGFSDSLPRAVRHPNNVWALHGYHECLVKLARHDEAKILEPQLTLALAVADISIESSCFCRRVQPAANQSMCCKS; encoded by the coding sequence ATGTCCCCTGTGAAAATTCCCGACGGTATTCCGAACGGCGTTATGAAGGTAGCTGCCCCTGATGTCGATTCCTACCCTTACAACGTCGGTGGCTACTCCTGCAAAATCAACACCGACTCCAAAGACTGTCAGACGTGGTTTGACCGTGGTTTAATCTGGTCGTACGGCTTCCATCACGAAGAGGCGGAACGGTGCTTCCGCTATGCTGTCCATTGCGATCCTCACTGTGCCATGGCGCATTGGGGTATTGCCTATGCTGGCGGTCCCAATTACAACAAGGCTTGGGAGCGATTCGACGAGGCGGATCTAAAGCGTGCTCTTCACAAATGCCATTTGGCGGTTAGCAAAGCGCGTGAGCTCGCCACTACCCCCCTGGAGGTCGCTTTGATCGACGCTCTTTGCGCTCGATTCCCTTCAGAGCGAGAAGGGGATTACCAGCATTGGAATAGGGCTTATTCGGAGCACATGGACCAGGTGTATGAGAAACATGGTGATCATCTCGACGTCGTTGCCTTATATGCCGACTCTCTCATGGCTCTCGCCCCCTGGCAGCTTTGGGACCTCCACACTGGTGCCCCTCGAGAGGATAGCCGAACTTTGCGCATCGAATCGATCCTCGAGAAGGCTCTTCAACGATCTGAGTCTTTATCCCATCCTGGTATCCTTCACTTTTATATCCATCTCATGGAGCTTTCTTCCAAACCCGAGCTCGCTATTCCCGCCGCTGATCGATTGCGGAACCTGTGTCCTGATGTGGGTCATCTCAACCATATGTCTGGCCATATCGACCTCTTGATTGGTGACTATCGCCGCGCTATCGCGACCAACATTGAAGCCATCCGGGGGGATGAGCTGTACATGAAACATGGTTCCATGACCGATTTTTACACCTTCTATCGTCTTCATGATTACACTTTCCCCATTTACGCTGGCATGTTTAACGGTCAGTTTCGCATCGCAATGGACACGGTAGAGCGGATGGAAAAGTCTCTCACTGAAGACCTCTTGCGAATTCCCAGTCCTCCGATGATTGATTGGATGGAGGGTTTCAAGTCATACCGAGTTCACGTACTCATTCGATTCGGCAAATGGCACGACATTCTACAACTCGCCTTCCCAGATGACCGCCAGTTCTACTGCGTCACTACCACAATCCTTCATTATGCTCGTGCCCTCTCCTACTCTGTTCTTGATCAAGTTGAGAACGCTCTCGAGGAACGAGAGCTCTTCCGCGAGTCTCGAAAGAAGATCTACCCATCACGTTTCGAGTATCCCAACTCCTGGCAAGATATTCTCAACGTCGCAGAAACTATGCTCACTGGTGAGCTCGAATACCGCCGCGGTAATTACACCTACGCCTTTGAGCAATTGCGAGAGTCCATCCAGTACTACGACAACCTGATCTATGCCGAGCCTTGGGGTTGGATGCAACCGCCTCGACACGCTTACGCCGCTCTTCAGCTGGAACAAGGCAATGTCGAGGAGGCTGCGAAGACCTACGCAGAAGATCTCGGTTTCTCCGACTCTCTGCCTCGTGCAGTCCGACACCCGAACAACGTCTGGGCCCTTCACGGCTATCATGAATGTCTAGTCAAGCTCGCGAGGCACGACGAAGCCAAGATCCTCGAACCTCAGC